In the Pantoea sp. Aalb genome, one interval contains:
- the grpE gene encoding nucleotide exchange factor GrpE, translated as MTSKEKKIVNEQVNEQVNEQVNEQVNEQVNEQVNEQVNEQVNEQVNEQVNEQVNEQVLEKMLDVQQNINTKEILDSINNQHIMRLEDELAQSRNSVRDIQLRAQAEIENVRRRAELDIEKAHKFSLEKFINELLPVIDSLERALEVSDKNNITLFPIIEGIELTLKSMLDAMRKFGIEVINETNVPFNPEFHQAISMMESTDIAPNHVLMVIQKGYSLNSRLLRPAMVTVVQAKL; from the coding sequence ATGACTAGTAAAGAAAAAAAAATAGTTAATGAACAAGTTAATGAACAAGTTAATGAACAAGTTAATGAACAAGTTAATGAACAAGTTAATGAACAAGTTAATGAACAAGTTAATGAACAAGTTAATGAACAAGTTAATGAACAAGTTAATGAACAAGTTAATGAACAAGTTTTAGAAAAAATGTTAGATGTACAACAAAACATAAATACAAAGGAAATACTTGATTCTATAAATAATCAACACATTATGCGATTGGAAGATGAATTAGCGCAGTCTAGAAATAGTGTTCGTGACATACAGTTACGTGCCCAAGCAGAAATTGAAAATGTTCGGCGAAGAGCCGAACTTGACATTGAAAAAGCACACAAATTTAGTTTGGAAAAATTTATTAATGAATTACTACCTGTAATTGATAGCTTAGAACGAGCATTAGAAGTATCGGATAAAAATAATATAACTCTTTTTCCTATAATTGAAGGAATTGAATTAACACTTAAATCTATGTTAGATGCAATGCGTAAATTTGGTATTGAAGTAATTAATGAAACAAATGTACCTTTTAATCCAGAATTTCATCAAGCAATATCCATGATGGAATCTACAGATATAGCACCAAACCATGTATTAATGGTAATACAGAAAGGTTATAGTCTTAACAGTCGTTTATTACGTCCAGCAATGGTTACTGTAGTACAAGCTAAATTATAA